TAACAGAGTATCCAACAATAAAAGAATATTTAATAGATACTTGTCTTCCAGCACAAGATAATTATCAATTGATGATAGATTACTTTTTTTCTAAATAAGCTTAATTACTTTTTAATATGTATACCTTATAACCCTAAGTATTAAAATATTTTGTTATTTTGTTGCTGAAAAATAAACGATGATACAATTTATAATCAAAAAGTTTTTTTATGGCATCTTAGTTTTGCTAGGTGTCATCTTTGTCGTATTTGCCTTATTCAACATCTTACCTGTAGATCCTGCAAGACTAACACTTGGACAAAGAGCAGATGTTGAATCTGTAGAAGCTATTAATAAAGAGCTTGGTTTAGACAAACCATTTATGACTAAATTGGGTTTGTATTTAAACGACCTTTCGCCAATTTCTATCAATGAAAATACAGCAACAGCTAAAGAAAAATACCATTATACAAAATTGTTTGCTGTAGGAAAAGAGAATGCTTTAGTCATAAAAAAGCCATACTTAAGACGCTCTTATCAAAGTAAAGAACTAGTTAGTGAAAAAATAAAACGAGCATTACCTAAAACCATTTTGTTGGCTATTGCAGCAATGCTTATTGCTAGTTTAATTGGTGTTTTATTTGGTGTGTTAGCAGCTATCAAACAACATTCGTGGTTCGATACTATTGCTATGTCATTGTCTAATTTAGGTATTTCTGTACCGTCGTATTTCTCTGCTATAGTTTTAGGTTATATATTTGGAATTTTACTACATAATCTAACTGGTTTAGAACAAGTAGGCGATTTAACCACGATAGACGATTATGGAAATAATGTCATCGTACTAAAAAATTTAATCTTACCAGCTATTGCATTAGGTACTCGTCCAATAGGAATTATTTTTCAGTTAACGCGTTCTGCCATGCTCGATGTACTGTCGCAAGATTATATGCGTACTGCAAAAGCAAAAGGACTTTCTTTTAAAACCATTATGTTTAAACATGGATTAC
Above is a genomic segment from Chitinophagales bacterium containing:
- a CDS encoding ABC transporter permease; the protein is MIQFIIKKFFYGILVLLGVIFVVFALFNILPVDPARLTLGQRADVESVEAINKELGLDKPFMTKLGLYLNDLSPISINENTATAKEKYHYTKLFAVGKENALVIKKPYLRRSYQSKELVSEKIKRALPKTILLAIAAMLIASLIGVLFGVLAAIKQHSWFDTIAMSLSNLGISVPSYFSAIVLGYIFGILLHNLTGLEQVGDLTTIDDYGNNVIVLKNLILPAIALGTRPIGIIFQLTRSAMLDVLSQDYMRTAKAKGLSFKTIMFKHGLRNAMNPVVTTISGWFASLLAGAFFVEVIFDIKGLGYTAVNSLLNFDFPVTMGCVLFTALVFIIVNFFVDILYGLLDPRIRIGKA